Within Protaetiibacter intestinalis, the genomic segment GCTCGGCGAAGTACTCGCCGGCATCCGCGAGCATGGCGGCGAACTCGGCGAAGGAGTCGGCGACCGCCTTCTCGGCGGTGATGCCGCCCGCGAGCTTCGACTCGACCCCGTCGAGCAGGGCCGGGTCGTCGGTCATGAGCGCCTGCGCCTCGAGCACGTCGCGCGTCGCGTCGTCGGCACCGGCCGCCCGCTCGCGCAGCTGCGCGGAGACCGCAGCGAGCGCCTCCCGCGCGCGCGCGACCTCGGCCTCCGCACCGATCGTGCTCGGAGCGTCCGTCGGCGCGACCGCGGCCTGCCGGGCGACGTGCAGCACGGGGCCGACGACGACCCCGGTGCCGATGCCGACGCCGCGGAGCTCGCGCAGTTCGATCATCCGGCGGCCTCGTCCTGATCGGTCGTGAGGAACTCCGCGAGCTCCTCGAGCACGCGCTCCTCGTCGTCGCCCTCGACCGTGAGCACGACCTCGTCGCCGTTCTCGAAGCCCGCGGCGATGATCGACAGGATGCTCGCCGCGTTGAGGGCCGCGCCTCCCGGGCGGGCGATGGTGACCTTGTGGCCGGATGCGGCGACCGCCTGGGTGAAGAGCTTCGCCGGGCGGGCGTGCAGCCCGTGGCCGGATGCGATCTGCAGCGTGCGTTCCATCAGCGGGTCCTCTCGCGGGGGGCGGACCCGAGGGCCGCCAGTGTCGTGTCGAGCAGTTCGTCGCCATCCTGCCGTGCCGCGTCGTCGAGCACCACGAACGGCACCCGGGCGTCGGCCGCCAGGACGGCGAGCTCGGCGACCGTGCTGCCGAGGTGTGCCCCGGCGATCACGACGTCGGCACCGCCGACGAGGTCTGCTGCGGCGGAGGCCGAGGAGGCGACGGCCTCGAGCTCGACCGCGCGGTCGGCGGCGGCGCGGCGCAGGCGCTGCGCGACGAAGGTGCTCGACGCCCCGGCGCCGCAGACGATGAGCACCCGCATCCGTCCCTCTCCGCTCCTGCGACGTGCGGCGCGGGTCTCGCGTCGGCGGCGTCGCCGTGGTCCAGGGCCCGCCGGTTCCCTCTCCCGGCGGGCGTGCCCAGTGTGCCGCGCGGGCGACGCCGCCCACCAGCGGGCCTGCTTCCGCACCCCCGGAAATCTGCCCGGAGGCCCGTGCGCCCACCCCGTGGCGATGCTTGACTGGGTCTCGCGAGGGATCGCGGAGCGGGAGTCGGATGGTCGATCGACACGAGCAGCTGACGGACACGCTCGCCCAGCACGGTGGCTGGGCGACGGCGGCCGACCTCGCGGCGCGCCTCGGCGTCACCGACCGCAGCATCCGCGGCTACGTCTCGGCGCTCAACGCCGCCTCGGATGCGCCGCTCATCGAATCCGGCCCCTCGGGCTACCGGCTCGACCGCGGCGAGTGGGGCAGGCGGCTGCGCGACGAGCGCGGGGTGCCCTCGGCGACCCCGGCGGGGCGCGTCTCCGCCGTGCTGCGCGCGCTGCTCGACGCGCCCGCCGATTCGGAGGGCGTCGACCTCTACGAGCTCGCCGAGCGCCTGCACGTGAGCGACTCCACGCTCGAATCGGACCTCGCACGCGCCCGCAGCCGCGCCGGCGCCGCGGGTCTCACGATCGTGCGCACGCGTGAGAGGGTGCAGCTCGAGGGGCCGGAGAGCGCGCGCCGCCGGCTCATCGGCGCCCTGTTCCGCGACGAGGCCACCCGGGGGATGCGCGAGGTCGACCGCATCGAGAGCTGGTTCGCGGCGGGCGACCTCACGGCGTTCAAGACGGCGCTCATCGCGCGGCTCGTCGCCGACGGCTACGAGATCAACGACTACGGGCTCGGCACGGTGCTGCTGCACCTCGCGATCGCCGTCGACCGCACGCAGGCGCGGCACGCCCTGCCGGACCGCACCGGCGGCGACGAGGGCGTGTTCCCCGCCATCATCGACGGCCTCGTCTCCGAGCATTTCGGGGTGACCCTCGCCCCCGGCGACCTCGACTACCTCGGATTCCTGCTCGGGACGCGCGTGGCCGTGAGCCCGGTCGACGCGGGACCGCCCCCCATCGACGACGCCGAGCTCGACGAGGTGCGGGCGATCGTCGAGAAGGCGGCGCGCGAGTACCTCGTCGACCTCGACGGCGACGACGACTTCCTGCTGCGCCTGGCCATGCACATCCGCCAGCTCGTGCGGCGGGCGCAGGAGGGGTCGTTCTCGCGCAACCCGCTCACCCGCTCGATCAAGTCGGGCTACCCGATGATCTACGAGCTCGCCGTGTACCTCGCGCGCGAGCTGCAGCTGAGCACCGGCATCTCGGTCCCGGAGGACGAGATCGCCTACCTCGCGATGCACCTCGGCGCGCGGCTCGAGGAGCAGCGGCAGAGCGAGCAGGCCGTGACCGCGACGATCGTCGCCCCCGCGTACCACCGCCTGCACCTCGATCTGCTGCACCGCGTGGAGGCGTCGGTCGGCACCGAGCTGCGCATCGAGCAGCTCGACACCCGCTCCGACGTCGATTGGGATGCGCTCCCCGGCGACCTCGTCATCTCGGTCATCGAGCCGCCGACGCCCACGGACCGCATCATCGTCGTGCACCCCTTCCTCGGCGAGGCGGATGCGCAGGCGATCCAGGCGGCGATCGCCCGGGTGCGGCGCCAGCGGCGGCGCACCCGGCTCGCCGAGCGGCTCACCGGATACTTCGACGAGCGGCTGTTCTTCCGCGAGCTCTACGCCCCCGACCCCGAGGCGATGATCCGCACGATCGGGGCCCGGATGGTGGAGGCGGGGATCGTCGACGAGGCCTACGTCGCGGGCGCGATCGAGCGCGAGCGGCTGTCGTCGACGGCGTTCACCGACGGTCTCGCGATGCCGCACGCGATGGCGATGACGGCCGACCGCACGGCGATCGCGCTCGTGCTCAACACGACCTCGATGCCGTGGGGCGAGGCACGGGTGGAGGTGATCGCGTTCATCGCCTTCAGCGAGTCCGGGCGCGCCTCGTTCCAGGAGGTCTTCGACCAGCTCGTCGAGGTGTTCTCCGATCGCGAGAACGTGCGCGGCCTCGTGGCGCGGGCGACCGACGTGCCGACCCTCGTCGCGGAGCTCACGCGTCTCATCGACGCCTGATTCAGCTGTGCGGTGTGCCGAGCGGCAGCTCGCGGCCGAAGTCGAGGATCGTGTACCGCCCGCACGCGACGGACACGGCGTCGGACTCGGTGATGCCTTGGGGGTACTGGAACGGCTGCGACCGCTCGTCCACGACGAGGAAGGTGGGCCGCGCCCCGGTGAAGTCGGCGCGGTTCACGAGCCACGTGTACGGCTGGAACCACGCGTCGAGCTGCAGCAGCCGCGACGGGTCGGCGAGGTACGCCTTGGGCGCCCGGACGGTCCAGAACTGTCCGGCACCGACGCGCCCCGAGGCGTCCACCCAGTCCGTGACGCATGCGAGGTCGGCATCCGTGCGCTGCGCGGCGGTCACGAGCACGGGTGCGGATGCGATCCCCGCGACGAGGGCGAGCCCGGTCGCGACCGCGACGGCCGCACGTCGGGCGGACGCGGGAACCCGCCCGGCGAGCAGGGCGGGCAGCAGCACGAGGGCGGCGACCGGCGCGTAGACGAGCGGCTGGAGGTAGCGATCGGCGTCCGTGCCGAGCACGACCGCCCACACGAGGGTGAACGGCGGCGTCACGGCTCCGATCGCGGCGAGGCACCACGCCCCGGTGCCCTGCCGCACCCGCAGCGCGAGCACGACCGCGACGATCCAGCAGGCGAGCAGCACGAGCTGCCAGACGATCCCGCCGGGGCCGTCTGCGTTCTGCGCCCATCCTTCGGCGTAGTGCCGGGCCGCATCCGCCCAGCGTCCGGGTCGCAGGTAGTTGGCGCCGTCGGCGACGATCACGTCCGCGAAGGCGAGCCGCGTCGTCCAGCCGATGAGGGATCCGCCGATCAGCGAGAGGGCGAGCAGCCCGACGCGCGCGCGGTCGAGGCGGGCGCCCGCCAGTACCGCTCCGAGCACGAGGAGTGCCGGCACGACCGTCCACGCCACGTGGATCGGGTTGCTCAGCACGGATACCGCGCTCACGATCGCGAGGCCGACGATCGCCGCCCACGGCCGGTGTCGCGCCTCGAGCGCGCGCCGGATCAACCCGAGGCTCGCGACCCCCGCGACGACCGTGGCGGAGTAGTAGGTGGTCGTGCCGATCATCCAGGCGAGCTGCAGCCCCTCCCGTTCATCGCCGCCCTCGAGCACCACGAGCAGGCCGACGACCGCGAGCGCCACGAGCGCGCCCGTCACGGGTGCCGTCGCGTGCCGACGGGCTCCGGCGGCGATCCGCAGCGCCCCGTACAGGGCGAGCAGGTTGACGACCGCGCCGAGGGCGAGCGTCTCGCGCACCCCGAACCCGAACGCCGACAGCAGGCCGTGCACCGTCGCCTCGGGAAGGAACAGCACGGGCGACATCGCCCAGTCCTGCTGCTGCCCGAGTGCGATCGACGTGACGACGAGCACGTTCACGAGCGAGTCGCCGTCGGCGAACAGGAGCCACGGACGGTGCTCGGCGAGGAAGGCGGCGACGACTACGGCGAGGGCGAGCGCCGTCACGATGCCGAGCAGTTCGGCGGCGACGTCGCGACGCGACGGCCCCCACGTCTCGCGTGTGACCGTCCCCGTCGCGGACACGGACGCCGGGGGCTAGGCCTGCGGGGCGCCGGTGGCGAGGCCGCGCTCGGCGAAGGCGGCCCAGATGCGGTCGGCGACCTCGTCGACCGAGCCGAGTCCGTCGACCTCGATCAGCAGCCCCTGCTCGCGGAACATCTCGAGCACGGGCGCGGTCTCGCGCTGGTAGACCTCC encodes:
- a CDS encoding HPr family phosphocarrier protein yields the protein MERTLQIASGHGLHARPAKLFTQAVAASGHKVTIARPGGAALNAASILSIIAAGFENGDEVVLTVEGDDEERVLEELAEFLTTDQDEAAG
- a CDS encoding PTS sugar transporter subunit IIB, translating into MRVLIVCGAGASSTFVAQRLRRAAADRAVELEAVASSASAAADLVGGADVVIAGAHLGSTVAELAVLAADARVPFVVLDDAARQDGDELLDTTLAALGSAPRERTR
- a CDS encoding BglG family transcription antiterminator, which gives rise to MVDRHEQLTDTLAQHGGWATAADLAARLGVTDRSIRGYVSALNAASDAPLIESGPSGYRLDRGEWGRRLRDERGVPSATPAGRVSAVLRALLDAPADSEGVDLYELAERLHVSDSTLESDLARARSRAGAAGLTIVRTRERVQLEGPESARRRLIGALFRDEATRGMREVDRIESWFAAGDLTAFKTALIARLVADGYEINDYGLGTVLLHLAIAVDRTQARHALPDRTGGDEGVFPAIIDGLVSEHFGVTLAPGDLDYLGFLLGTRVAVSPVDAGPPPIDDAELDEVRAIVEKAAREYLVDLDGDDDFLLRLAMHIRQLVRRAQEGSFSRNPLTRSIKSGYPMIYELAVYLARELQLSTGISVPEDEIAYLAMHLGARLEEQRQSEQAVTATIVAPAYHRLHLDLLHRVEASVGTELRIEQLDTRSDVDWDALPGDLVISVIEPPTPTDRIIVVHPFLGEADAQAIQAAIARVRRQRRRTRLAERLTGYFDERLFFRELYAPDPEAMIRTIGARMVEAGIVDEAYVAGAIERERLSSTAFTDGLAMPHAMAMTADRTAIALVLNTTSMPWGEARVEVIAFIAFSESGRASFQEVFDQLVEVFSDRENVRGLVARATDVPTLVAELTRLIDA